A portion of the Leptospira kanakyensis genome contains these proteins:
- a CDS encoding tetratricopeptide repeat protein gives MVRKILPVFFLLFTTSLFSESPWGGSIQKGFETAKQDKKFIIVDVYADWCTYCLVLEKEIFPDPELSRVLDNFVRVRLDGEEFPNLRKKYNIEGYPTILFLDGDGNYVTKISGLATKEDILGISKRLLQEPNIESYLKTELRRNVNSPDIHFRLGLLYFQNKEFEKAELQFTEAVQKSKTLPVLKENAHFNLNLVKSIHGSKESAVKSWKEFLELYPSSSRKTTAKLYYGLTLKDVGESKLAKSVLLEIKPKLTIDSDKAMCNEALSEIERGF, from the coding sequence ATGGTTCGTAAGATTCTTCCTGTTTTTTTCCTTCTTTTCACAACTTCCTTATTTTCCGAATCTCCCTGGGGCGGTTCTATCCAAAAAGGTTTCGAAACGGCAAAACAGGACAAAAAATTCATCATCGTAGATGTATATGCTGATTGGTGCACTTACTGTTTAGTCCTAGAAAAAGAAATTTTTCCCGATCCAGAATTGAGTCGGGTTTTAGATAACTTCGTTAGAGTTAGGTTAGATGGTGAAGAATTCCCCAACTTGCGAAAAAAATACAATATCGAAGGATATCCTACGATTCTATTTCTTGATGGGGATGGAAACTATGTTACAAAAATTTCGGGACTCGCGACCAAAGAAGACATTTTAGGTATCTCCAAAAGACTGCTCCAAGAACCAAATATCGAATCTTACCTCAAAACAGAACTTAGACGGAATGTAAATAGTCCAGACATCCATTTCCGATTGGGTTTATTGTATTTCCAAAACAAAGAATTTGAAAAGGCAGAACTTCAATTTACAGAAGCCGTTCAAAAATCAAAAACTTTACCTGTCCTTAAAGAAAACGCACATTTCAATTTAAACTTAGTAAAATCCATCCACGGATCCAAAGAATCTGCCGTAAAATCATGGAAAGAATTTTTAGAGCTTTACCCTTCATCTAGCCGTAAAACAACCGCTAAATTATATTACGGACTGACTCTTAAAGATGTAGGTGAATCAAAACTAGCAAAATCAGTATTGTTAGAAATTAAACCAAAATTAACAATTGACTCGGATAAAGCGATGTGTAACGAAGCTTTGTCTGAAATTGAGAGAGGGTTTTAA
- the hisE gene encoding phosphoribosyl-ATP diphosphatase, whose protein sequence is MEFLLKLEELLRKRKEELPEKSYTAELFRDGVDRILKKIGEEAGEVIIAAKNPNEKELIHEIADLVFHLEVLMVEKGLSLSTIAKELEKRHS, encoded by the coding sequence ATGGAATTTTTACTGAAATTGGAAGAGTTACTCCGCAAACGTAAGGAAGAATTGCCTGAAAAGTCTTATACTGCAGAACTCTTTCGTGACGGAGTTGACCGCATCCTTAAAAAAATTGGCGAAGAAGCAGGTGAGGTCATCATTGCTGCCAAAAATCCCAATGAAAAAGAACTGATCCACGAAATTGCGGATCTGGTATTCCACTTGGAAGTTCTAATGGTGGAAAAAGGGCTTAGCCTTTCTACCATCGCTAAAGAATTGGAAAAACGCCACAGTTGA
- a CDS encoding UDP-glucose dehydrogenase family protein, with amino-acid sequence MKVCVVGTGYVGLVAGTCFAEYGNEVICIDKDEKKISDLKQGIIPIYEPGLSELVERNHKEGRLKFTTSLKEGVETSEFVFIAVGTPTSDNGSADLRFVFAVAEEVGKTMNGYKIIVDKSTVPVGTADQVKAIVAKNTKHPFDVVSNPEFLKEGAAIEDFMRPERVVIGAESEIAAKKMSELYSPFVLNGNPIITMSIRSAELTKYACNAFLATKISFVNEIANLCDAVGANYDDVRKGMGTDSRIGRQFLYAGIGYGGSCFPKDVRALLRTAEEVKAPMHIIQSVEDVNEKQKTRLTDKIFEHFKSTDMKGKTFGIWGLSFKPGTDDMREAPSIPLIYELHKNGAKIQVFDPASMETSKYYFDGKVEYKKDAYSALQGADAMLLLTEWREFREPDFNKIKSLLKSPLVFDGRNQYKPTLMNELGFTYYSIGNR; translated from the coding sequence ATGAAAGTATGTGTGGTCGGAACCGGATATGTAGGCCTTGTTGCAGGGACTTGTTTTGCTGAATATGGAAATGAAGTCATTTGTATTGATAAAGATGAAAAAAAAATAAGCGATCTCAAACAAGGGATCATTCCTATCTATGAACCAGGACTTTCTGAACTTGTAGAAAGAAATCACAAAGAGGGAAGGCTCAAATTTACGACTTCCTTAAAAGAAGGTGTCGAAACTTCTGAATTTGTTTTTATCGCAGTGGGCACTCCGACCTCAGATAATGGCTCTGCTGATTTAAGATTTGTTTTTGCCGTCGCAGAAGAAGTTGGTAAAACGATGAACGGATATAAAATCATCGTCGATAAATCAACTGTTCCCGTTGGAACTGCTGATCAAGTAAAGGCCATTGTTGCAAAAAACACAAAACACCCGTTTGATGTTGTCTCTAATCCAGAGTTTTTGAAAGAAGGTGCGGCAATTGAAGATTTTATGCGACCAGAACGAGTAGTCATTGGTGCTGAATCAGAAATTGCAGCTAAAAAAATGAGCGAGTTGTATTCTCCATTTGTTTTAAATGGAAACCCGATCATCACGATGAGCATACGTTCTGCGGAACTAACGAAATATGCATGTAATGCCTTCCTCGCGACAAAAATTTCATTCGTAAATGAAATCGCAAATTTATGCGACGCAGTCGGTGCTAATTACGATGATGTTAGAAAGGGAATGGGAACCGACTCAAGAATTGGTCGCCAGTTTTTATACGCGGGGATTGGATATGGTGGGTCTTGTTTTCCAAAAGATGTAAGAGCACTCCTACGCACAGCAGAAGAAGTAAAAGCTCCAATGCATATCATTCAATCTGTTGAAGATGTAAACGAAAAACAAAAAACACGTTTGACTGACAAAATTTTTGAACACTTCAAATCCACAGATATGAAAGGAAAAACTTTTGGAATCTGGGGTCTGTCTTTCAAACCAGGAACAGATGATATGCGAGAAGCTCCATCAATTCCACTTATTTATGAATTACATAAAAATGGTGCTAAAATTCAAGTTTTTGATCCGGCTTCTATGGAAACTTCAAAGTATTATTTTGATGGAAAGGTGGAATACAAAAAGGACGCGTATTCTGCTCTACAAGGTGCCGATGCTATGTTACTTTTAACAGAGTGGCGAGAATTTAGGGAACCTGATTTTAACAAAATCAAAAGCCTTCTGAAAAGCCCTTTAGTTTTTGATGGAAGAAATCAATACAAACCAACTCTAATGAATGAGTTAGGTTTTACTTATTATTCTATCGGAAACAGATAA